The following are encoded together in the Humulus lupulus chromosome 5, drHumLupu1.1, whole genome shotgun sequence genome:
- the LOC133778534 gene encoding uncharacterized protein LOC133778534 — protein MNRLITRKVVENAYRLRAPQMSFCTDAGAKLSGSNSGEEHPKTEGVSNKIQEHDIAIVGGGMVGLALACSLARMPLTKHLNVAIIDSNPALLSGVRIKKEDPPDPRVSTVTPAAMSFFKAIGAWKYVEQHRHAYFDKMQVWDYTGLGYTKYNARDADKEFLGCVVENKVLQSSLLSCIQESTDFHKTIYPSRLTTLHRNSSSMGMGSTSSASPTNEWRNPVKLDLTDGSSLRAKLVVGADGAKSNVRELAGFTTTGWNYSQNAVICTVEHGIENQCAWQRFLPSGPIALLPVGDNFSNIVWTMNPKEATDRKVMLESEFLKDVNYALDYGFGPHPKSTTIGNGGIFSWLKPDVTLSATECFEVPPKVMKLASERMVFPLSLRHANDYASKNVVLIGDAAHTVHPLAGQGVNMGFGDALALSKVIAEGIAVGTDIGEVSLLKKFEAERKLENIAMMAILDGIQKAYSVDFGPLNVLRAAAFHGANYISPLKKSIISYASGEQRLPVFS, from the exons ATGAACAG GTTGATCACGAGAAAGGTTGTTGAAAATGCTTACAGGTTGAGAGCTCCACAAATGAGTTTCTGTACAGACGCAGGTGCTAAATTATCCGGTTCCAATTCTGGCGAG GAGCATCCGAAGACGGAGGGTGTTTCAAATAAAATTCAAGAACATGATATTGCCATTGTTGGAGGGGGAATGGTTGGGTTGGCCCTTGCTTGTTCCTTGG CAAGGATGCCGTTGACGAAGCATTTGAATGTTGCCATTATTGATAGCAACCCTGCATTGCTGAGTGGAGTCCGCATCAAGAAAGAGGACCCTCCTGATCCAAGGGTCAGTACAGTTACACCTGCAGCTATGTCATTCTTCAAAG CGATTGGTGCTTGGAAATATGTTGAGCAGCATCGACATGCATACTTTGATAAGATGCAG gtatgggactatacTGGCTTAGGATATACAAAGTACAATGCCCGAGATGCAGATAAAGAATTTCTAGG CTGTGTGGTGGAAAATAAAGTGCTACAGAGTTCCTTGTTGTCATGTATACAAGAG AGTACAGATTTCCACAAGACTATCTACCCATCCAGACTAACGACTTTACATCGAAACTCTTCATCCATGGGGATGGGAAGCACATCATCTGCATCGCCAACAAATGAGTGGAGGAATCCAGTGAAGCTAGATCTAACTGATGGCAGCAGCCTACGTGCAAAGTTGGTG GTTGGGGCTGATGGGGCCAAGTCAAATGTTAGAGAGTTGGCAGGATTTACAACTACCGGATGGAATTACTCACAGAATGCAGTCATCTGTACAGTAGAACATGGTATCGAAAATCAATGTGCATGGCAACGATTTCTACCTTCTGGACCAATTGCCTTATTGCCTGTAGGTGATAACTTTAGTAATATTGTCTGGACTATGAACCCCAAAGAGGCAACTGACCGCAAAGTAATGCTTGAGAGCGAATTTTTGAAAGATGTAAATTACGCTCTGGATTATGGATTTGGCCCTCACCCTAAATCGACTACAATTGGAAATGGAGGCATTTTTTCTTGGCTTAAACCGGATGTGACATTATCTGCTACTGAGTGCTTTGAGGTTCCACCAAAAGTGATGAAGTTGGCATCCGAAAGGATGGTGTTTCCATTGTCTCTGCGTCATGCCAATGACTATGCATCAAAGAATGTGGTTCTTATAGGTGATGCAGCACATACTGTTCACCCTTTGGCTGGTCAAGGAGTTAACATGGGTTTTGGAGACGCTCTTGCTCTTTCAAAAGTCATTGCTGAGGGAATTGCTGTAGGAACTGATATTGGGGAG GTGTCACTGTTAAAGAAATTTGAAGCAGAGAGGAAGCTAGAAAACATTGCAATGATGGCAATCTTGGATGGGATTCAAAAGGCTTATTCAGTTGATTTTGGGCCTCTTAACGTACTGCGTGCTGCGGCATTTCATGGAGCAAACTACATTTCTCCTCTCAAAAAGAGCATCATTTCATATGCCTCCGGTGAGCAGAGATTGCCTGTTTTCTCTTGA